AATGGGCCGCCCCGGGATCGAACCGAGGACCCGCTGATTAAGAGTCAGCTGCTCTACCAACTGAGCTAGCGGCCCACGACGTCTCTACAGACCTCGGCGAAGCCGTGCAACTCTCGGCCGGCGGGCCAACCCGCCGGGGCAAGACTCGGCTCACTCCTGGTGGTACGAGATCAGATCCCGGAACCGGGACTCGCCGCGCCGAGGGGTCCTTCCCTGCCCCCACTCGAGCGCTTCGAGGAGCAGATCCGCCGTCAGGCCGAAGACCGAACCTCCCGCGAACTCGATGGTCTCGTTGAGGTAGTGGCCGCTGCGGAACTCGACCATCTCCTCGCCGCGCGCCGCGGGTCGAAGCAGTTCTTCCACATCCGGCGTGAGGATCTCCTCGACTTCGGCCGGGTTCGCCGTGAACGCGGGCCGCGACGGTGTCAGCGCGGCGTACGGAACGAGATAGCTCCCCGAGCCGCTCCACGCGTCGTCGAGCCAGCCGACGACCTCGATCGAATCCGGCGAGAGGCCGATCTCTTCGTGCGCCTCGCGAACGGCCGCCGCTTCGAAGGACTCCCCCGCCTCCACCATCCCGCAGGGAACAGCATCGGCGTACGGTCGCGCAGCTCGCGCAGGCGGCGGATCCAGGCGGCTACATCCATGCGCGCTCCGCCAAGGCGGGCGGGCCGAGCCGCGGGTCGTCGGAACCCCGAAAGGTTCCTACAACCCGCGATCGGGATGCCATAGGGTGAGTGACGGGGCTTGAACCCGCGGCCTCCGGAGCCACAATCCAGCGCTCTACCGACTGAGCTACACCCACCACGTGACGACTTTCGTGATAGCGAGCCGTGCGGGGTGGATCCAGCCCCAGGCGTCCGCGTTCTGCCCCCTTTATACAAGGGGTTGCCGGACGGGCGGCCGGCGGGCGAAAATCCAGTGAATTCAGGGTGGGTAGCCGGCTGTAAACCCAGGGCGGATCTGCGGTGTCGAACCCCCCGGGTCCCTTACACGCGGTCAGGAACGAAGAGCCCGGAGCGATGGGGAGCCGCAGACCCGAGAATGCGATTACCGACGAGGAATTCGGTGCGCTCTTCTCGGCCAACATCGACCGGGCCACCGGCTGGCGCGGCGCCCTCTAGGCGGCGACGACGCAGCCCCGAAAAGACATCGTCCAGGACGCCTTCGTCCGCACGTTCCGACAGCCTGAGCTCATTTCGCGGCGAATCGACGATCGACACCTGGTTCTTCAGCATCCTCGTTCGCACCGCCCAGAACCAGAAGCGCTGGCAGTGGCTCCGCGGCCGGCGGAACACAGCCGAGGTTGCACCCGAAGATCAGACCGGATGCGGGCGGCCGACCGCGCCGTCACCTCTCGACGCAGAGTCCCCACACCCCGAGGTTGTGACCATCACCGCCGCACAGAGCGCGAGCGGAAGTAGGAACGCAGTCGTTCGAGTCATCCTTCAACCGTTTCCTGACCTACTTGATCCCGACACCGATGTGAGCCGTGCTCGAGAGAACGATCTTCCCCACGACCGCCTTCCGAACACTCGCGACCTGCTCGTCGCTCAACGCGCGAAGTAGCGCGACCGCAAGCGGTGCAGACCCGCTCATGAGTTCCCAGAAGGTCTCCGCGGACTGCACTCCAAAGTCGTGCGTCACGGTATAGACGTTCGCGTCCACGAACCCCGCGCCGCGGATCAACGTCTCGAACGCCACCGGGTCGGCGAGGCTGAAGATTGCCGAGTCCGCAGGGGGCCGCAAGTCCGGAAGCGCCTCGCGCATCCCCGAGCCGAACAGCCGAAACATGTCGAAGTCCCGAGTCCAGGCGGTCACGACGACCCAGCCGCCCGGGGGGAGAACTCGGTGCATCTCCGAGTGAATCACGACCTGCTGATCATCGAAGACGGCAACGCTGACTCGAAGGGCGCGGGCGAGATCCTCTGGGGCCTTCGAGGCTACCCCAGCCAAGGCTCGCAAAAAGGCAATTCAATTTTCAAGGGGCCATACGACCTCCATGATGGCGAGAGCACGCTCTTTCCAGGAATGGTGGCGCCTATCACGATGTCTCGCTCAATTTCAGTGTAGATGTCATCTTCGGAGAGTATGACGACGCCGGCATCTGGTGGGTCGGGCCTTGCGGCAACAAGCTCACCGGCGACGGTCCGATCGCAACCAAAACCCTCGACTTCTCCAGCGGCCTGACTCTGAATGGGGGCGCGTCGGTAAAAACTCTCATCTTGAGTTCCGACAACCTGAAAGCAAAAGCGAAGATTCGGGTCGAGGTAACCTACGCGTAGTCGAGCGCTTTTTG
The sequence above is drawn from the Candidatus Binatia bacterium genome and encodes:
- a CDS encoding NUDIX domain-containing protein — encoded protein: MDPPPARAARPYADAVPCGMVEAGESFEAAAVREAHEEIGLSPDSIEVVGWLDDAWSGSGSYLVPYAALTPSRPAFTANPAEVEEILTPDVEELLRPAARGEEMVEFRSGHYLNETIEFAGGSVFGLTADLLLEALEWGQGRTPRRGESRFRDLISYHQE